From Mucilaginibacter rubeus, a single genomic window includes:
- a CDS encoding quinone-dependent dihydroorotate dehydrogenase, whose product MYPLIKPILFKFDPENVHYFVTRNLKRFNRFPGGTALSKAIWDVTDPKLEREVFGLKFRNPVGLAAGFDKNAEMMGEMANLGFGFVEIGTVTPLPQPGNDKPRMFRLPADSALVNRMGFNNFGVDIAAERIAAFRRDPKNANKGLIIGGNIGKNKVTPNEDAVSDYIKCFDRLFDVVDYFVVNVSSPNTPGLRALQEKGPLMEILNTLQQRNNKNGVSRPILLKIAPDLTDSQLDDIVDIVQQTGIAGLIATNTTISRENLSSPSKLKEETGGLSGKPLTKRSTEVIAYLHKKSNGSFPIIGVGGIHSAEDAIEKLNAGASLVQLYTGFIYEGPGLIGRINKKLLNRD is encoded by the coding sequence ATGTATCCGTTGATAAAACCCATCCTGTTTAAGTTCGATCCCGAGAATGTGCATTACTTTGTTACCCGTAACCTGAAACGTTTTAACCGTTTTCCGGGCGGTACAGCATTGAGTAAGGCAATCTGGGATGTAACAGATCCAAAGCTTGAACGCGAAGTTTTTGGTCTTAAATTCAGGAACCCGGTTGGCCTTGCCGCCGGTTTTGATAAAAATGCCGAAATGATGGGCGAGATGGCTAACCTGGGTTTTGGTTTTGTGGAGATAGGAACTGTTACACCCTTGCCTCAACCGGGTAATGATAAGCCGCGTATGTTTCGCCTGCCGGCAGATAGCGCGCTTGTTAACCGCATGGGCTTTAATAATTTTGGTGTGGATATAGCTGCCGAGCGCATTGCTGCCTTCAGGCGCGATCCTAAAAACGCTAATAAAGGTTTAATCATCGGCGGAAACATCGGCAAAAACAAAGTTACCCCTAATGAGGATGCGGTAAGCGATTATATCAAATGCTTCGACCGTTTGTTTGATGTGGTTGATTATTTTGTGGTGAACGTAAGCTCACCTAATACCCCTGGCCTGCGTGCCCTGCAGGAGAAAGGCCCGTTGATGGAAATTCTGAACACCTTGCAGCAACGCAATAATAAAAACGGTGTCAGCAGACCTATACTGCTAAAAATTGCCCCTGATTTAACCGACTCACAATTGGATGACATTGTTGATATTGTTCAGCAAACAGGTATAGCAGGCTTAATAGCTACTAATACTACTATCAGCAGGGAAAATCTATCATCTCCATCAAAGCTAAAAGAAGAAACGGGGGGATTAAGCGGTAAGCCACTTACCAAACGCTCAACTGAAGTGATCGCTTATCTGCATAAAAAATCAAACGGTTCATTCCCTATTATAGGAGTAGGAGGCATTCACTCGGCCGAAGATGCTATTGAGAAACTAAACGCTGGTGCGTCATTAGTGCAGCTTTATACGGGCTTTATTTATGAGGGGCCGGGATTGATTGGCAGGATTAATAAGAAGCTTCTGAACCGGGATTAA
- a CDS encoding spore protein, producing MGVTRLKRKDRRNKTFSRLEVQFLKLATNLEYGSRSAESKHSQIAKNNAALDIALGK from the coding sequence ATGGGCGTTACTCGTTTAAAAAGAAAAGACAGGAGAAATAAAACTTTTTCACGTTTAGAAGTTCAGTTCCTTAAACTGGCTACTAACCTGGAATACGGAAGCCGTTCTGCTGAGTCAAAACACAGCCAGATAGCTAAAAACAATGCAGCTTTAGATATCGCATTAGGTAAATAA
- a CDS encoding TrmH family RNA methyltransferase codes for MLSKSQISLLKSLQHKKFRKEHGLFLVEGYKSVIEFVNAAYQVDTIYHTAETAPKMLNLSRKINFQEISSADLEKISSLKTPQEVIGLVKIPKWPALNYNLLKNKFSLVLDGVQDPGNMGTIIRTADWFGIADIICSEDTVDVYNPKVVQATMGSLARVNVHYGDLLTILPKIQLPLFGAMLDGENIYSTNFGEEGLLAMGNEGNGLRPEIQDLINKKVTIPRVGQAESLNVAIATAILCSEIKRNSFK; via the coding sequence ATGCTTTCAAAATCACAGATCAGTTTATTAAAGTCCTTACAACATAAAAAATTCCGTAAAGAGCATGGCTTGTTTTTGGTTGAAGGCTACAAATCGGTTATCGAGTTTGTAAATGCCGCATACCAGGTTGATACTATATACCATACCGCCGAAACTGCTCCAAAAATGCTGAATTTATCCCGAAAAATAAATTTTCAGGAAATTTCATCGGCCGACCTCGAAAAGATCAGCAGTTTGAAAACCCCGCAAGAGGTAATTGGTTTAGTTAAAATACCAAAATGGCCCGCATTAAATTACAACTTACTGAAAAACAAGTTTTCGCTGGTACTTGATGGCGTGCAGGACCCCGGCAATATGGGTACCATTATCCGTACGGCCGACTGGTTTGGCATTGCCGATATTATTTGCTCTGAAGATACCGTTGATGTTTATAACCCCAAAGTAGTACAAGCAACCATGGGCTCCTTAGCAAGGGTAAATGTACATTACGGCGATCTTTTAACCATCCTACCCAAAATACAACTCCCATTATTTGGCGCGATGCTGGATGGTGAAAATATTTATAGTACAAATTTCGGCGAGGAGGGTTTATTAGCTATGGGAAACGAGGGCAATGGCTTACGCCCTGAAATACAGGACTTAATCAATAAAAAAGTAACTATTCCGCGCGTAGGACAGGCCGAATCATTGAATGTTGCCATTGCCACGGCCATACTTTGTTCAGAAATTAAGCGAAATTCGTTCAAATAA
- a CDS encoding BamA/TamA family outer membrane protein — MKAYTKPAVYRLTILSILLVIIGSGCSITRGIRKDQALVRKITIKGIDEEFSEAAINYVDKEQQPNNWLNLQLYYTFSKKGKKNIGEAPVVVDSNLIEYSRLQMEKFIRSRGYLKGRVTDSVVIKKQKAELVFTADEGPMFRIRKFTDSIGDNNIKNLYNANRNKITHIQPGGRFDTDSLAYDRDQLYLLMKHNGYYDFYRQYINFTYDSTFNSSVVDVKMIIDNPAGKNQHPVYTINNTLITISNSQGRTLGKVDTIQVDSQFRFVDYSKRFKPRVVTDYVFQKKGEIYDIDKQTRTTTRLSELNVFRNVPNPVYEKLKDSSNRLNTRIDIVPLKRMSDRVEGEVLFSGGRFGYNVGNTFTDRNLFKQAAILQLKVNWSILFDNGNTVGNDHSSIQNQEFRAGAQLTYPRLLLPFKFPFLGKFAVPHTTFSSNYSLFFQKDLVKRESFINSITYDFFDTPYKSHTITPISIEFSRGIIDPAARDTLLKQNRYSYVYLIGRTVFTAGSQYTYQVNAIKLNSYENFTYFRGSLDLGGNFLNLISNIANAPKDTLGQHKLFGYTFAQYTKVELDTRFYRSLGGERQFVFRINPGIGIPYGNSNQLIFEKNFYTGGANDIRAWLPRTLGPGQFNRGTYYGSDNTTRARLKYLDEFGEIKFVANAEYRYKLADNFFGAKLKGAFFVDAGNVWRLHDEPDNPNGQFKFSNFLSSTAMGIGTGLRFDLSFFVFRLDAAFKFKDPQFNGSDQWVLVNHAGELFSKGSFKKAYEAANGGESYNFMQLNFGIGLPF; from the coding sequence TTGAAAGCATATACTAAACCTGCTGTTTACCGCCTTACAATATTAAGTATTTTGCTGGTTATTATCGGTTCGGGCTGCAGTATTACCCGTGGCATCCGCAAAGACCAGGCGCTGGTACGTAAAATTACCATTAAAGGTATCGACGAGGAATTTTCTGAAGCCGCTATAAATTATGTAGATAAGGAGCAGCAACCTAATAACTGGCTCAATTTACAGCTTTACTACACTTTCAGTAAAAAAGGTAAAAAAAATATTGGTGAAGCTCCCGTGGTTGTGGATAGCAACCTGATTGAGTACTCGCGCCTGCAAATGGAAAAGTTTATCCGTAGTCGTGGTTATCTTAAAGGCAGGGTTACCGATAGCGTAGTGATCAAAAAGCAAAAGGCGGAGTTGGTTTTTACCGCCGATGAAGGCCCGATGTTCCGCATCCGTAAGTTTACCGATAGTATCGGCGATAACAATATCAAAAACCTATACAACGCCAACCGCAATAAAATTACGCATATACAACCCGGCGGGCGTTTTGATACCGATAGTTTAGCTTACGACCGCGATCAGCTTTATCTGTTGATGAAGCATAATGGCTATTATGATTTCTACCGTCAGTATATCAACTTTACTTATGATTCAACCTTTAACAGCAGTGTTGTTGATGTGAAAATGATCATTGATAATCCGGCAGGGAAAAACCAACACCCGGTTTATACCATCAACAATACATTGATCACCATATCAAACAGCCAGGGACGTACCTTGGGTAAGGTTGATACCATACAGGTCGACTCACAATTCAGGTTTGTTGATTACTCAAAAAGGTTTAAGCCAAGGGTAGTAACCGATTATGTTTTCCAGAAAAAGGGCGAGATATATGATATTGATAAGCAAACACGCACCACTACGCGCTTATCGGAGTTAAACGTTTTCAGAAATGTGCCCAACCCGGTTTATGAAAAACTGAAAGATAGCTCCAATAGACTCAACACCCGGATAGATATAGTGCCCCTGAAACGTATGAGCGACCGTGTGGAAGGCGAGGTGTTGTTTAGTGGCGGGCGTTTTGGTTACAACGTAGGCAATACTTTTACCGACAGGAACCTGTTTAAACAGGCGGCTATTTTGCAGCTAAAAGTTAACTGGAGTATCCTTTTTGATAATGGCAATACTGTTGGTAATGATCACAGCAGTATCCAAAACCAGGAGTTCAGGGCGGGTGCACAGCTTACTTATCCGCGCCTTTTGCTGCCGTTTAAATTTCCTTTCCTCGGTAAATTCGCGGTTCCACATACTACATTCTCGTCAAACTACTCACTGTTCTTTCAGAAAGATCTGGTTAAGCGCGAAAGTTTTATCAACTCCATTACTTACGACTTTTTTGATACGCCATATAAATCACATACTATTACGCCCATCAGCATTGAATTTTCCAGAGGTATAATTGATCCGGCTGCACGTGATACCTTGCTTAAGCAAAACAGGTACTCGTACGTTTATCTTATCGGGCGTACAGTTTTTACGGCAGGAAGTCAGTACACTTACCAGGTTAATGCTATAAAGCTTAACAGCTACGAAAACTTTACCTATTTCCGCGGTAGTTTAGATCTTGGCGGCAACTTTCTTAACCTCATCAGTAATATTGCCAACGCTCCTAAAGATACTTTGGGACAGCATAAACTTTTTGGTTACACCTTTGCCCAATATACCAAGGTTGAACTGGATACCCGTTTTTACCGCAGCTTAGGCGGCGAAAGGCAGTTTGTGTTCCGTATTAACCCGGGTATTGGTATCCCTTACGGCAATAGTAATCAGCTTATTTTTGAGAAGAACTTCTATACCGGTGGTGCCAATGATATCAGGGCCTGGTTACCGCGTACCCTTGGGCCGGGACAGTTTAACCGGGGAACCTATTATGGCTCAGACAATACCACAAGGGCCCGTTTAAAATATCTTGATGAGTTTGGTGAAATTAAATTTGTGGCCAATGCCGAATACCGCTACAAGCTTGCCGATAATTTTTTTGGAGCGAAGCTTAAAGGTGCGTTTTTTGTTGACGCAGGTAACGTATGGCGCTTACACGACGAGCCGGATAACCCGAATGGTCAGTTCAAGTTCAGTAACTTTTTAAGTTCTACAGCAATGGGTATAGGTACCGGTCTCCGGTTTGATTTAAGCTTCTTTGTTTTCAGGCTGGATGCAGCTTTTAAATTTAAAGACCCTCAATTTAATGGCAGCGACCAATGGGTATTGGTTAACCATGCCGGCGAATTATTCAGCAAAGGCTCATTCAAAAAAGCTTACGAAGCAGCCAACGGAGGCGAAAGCTACAACTTTATGCAGCTTAACTTTGGTATAGGATTGCCATTTTAA
- a CDS encoding TspO/MBR family protein, with the protein MPVAVSTKRFQLLPYLISLLIVLAIGFAASLVTRPEIAGWYSMLKKPPFNPPSWLFAPVWTVIYIMIATSAYLVWKQRSRKPAYIIARSVYFIQLILNFSWSIIFFGMHQIAGAMIVIILLWISIIVNINWFNKLSRTAAWLLVPYLLWVTFASVLNVSIYFLNL; encoded by the coding sequence ATGCCTGTAGCTGTATCTACCAAACGTTTCCAACTTTTGCCGTATCTTATCAGTCTACTGATTGTTTTGGCTATCGGATTTGCGGCCTCGCTGGTAACCCGGCCCGAAATTGCGGGTTGGTACAGTATGCTCAAGAAGCCTCCATTTAATCCCCCATCATGGCTATTCGCACCGGTTTGGACGGTAATTTATATCATGATAGCAACCTCGGCTTACCTGGTTTGGAAACAACGCAGCCGCAAGCCCGCATACATCATAGCCCGCTCAGTGTACTTTATTCAGCTGATTTTAAATTTTTCATGGTCAATCATATTCTTCGGCATGCACCAGATAGCCGGGGCCATGATCGTGATCATTTTACTGTGGATCAGCATCATCGTAAATATAAATTGGTTTAACAAGCTTAGCCGGACTGCCGCATGGCTGCTTGTCCCTTATTTACTATGGGTAACTTTTGCCAGCGTGCTCAACGTGAGTATTTATTTCCTTAACCTATAG
- a CDS encoding SGNH/GDSL hydrolase family protein: MKNTEQNYRRHFLKTAALGTIASMGIPSIVSSALAAEKPAKKLTFNQGDVVLFQGDSITDWGRDHNKTEPNTTSALGSGYALLTASQLLLKHADKGLKIYNKGISGNKVYQLAERWDTDCLALKPNVLSIHIGVNDFWHTLTGGYTGTIDTYIADYKKLLTRTKQALPDIKLVICEPFAEKNVKAVDDKWYPTFDLFRKAAKDIAAEFDAVFVPYQSAFDKAEQTAPATYWNLDGVHPSVAGEALMAQTWLKATGAF; encoded by the coding sequence ATGAAAAATACCGAACAAAACTATCGTCGCCATTTTTTAAAGACAGCTGCTTTAGGTACTATCGCCTCCATGGGCATTCCATCTATCGTGTCATCGGCATTGGCTGCAGAAAAACCGGCAAAAAAATTAACCTTTAACCAGGGCGATGTAGTGCTTTTTCAGGGCGATTCCATCACCGACTGGGGGCGCGATCATAACAAAACCGAACCCAATACTACCAGTGCTTTAGGCTCCGGCTATGCGTTGCTTACCGCTTCGCAATTGTTGCTAAAACACGCTGATAAAGGTTTAAAGATCTACAATAAAGGTATCAGCGGTAATAAAGTGTATCAATTAGCCGAGCGCTGGGATACCGATTGTTTAGCCCTGAAGCCAAATGTACTGAGCATCCATATTGGCGTTAACGATTTTTGGCATACGCTTACCGGCGGCTACACCGGCACAATTGATACTTATATCGCCGATTATAAAAAACTGCTTACCCGTACCAAACAGGCCCTACCGGATATTAAACTGGTGATCTGCGAACCCTTTGCCGAAAAAAATGTAAAGGCTGTTGATGATAAATGGTACCCAACGTTTGATTTGTTCCGCAAAGCGGCCAAAGATATAGCTGCCGAGTTTGACGCGGTATTTGTGCCTTATCAATCAGCGTTTGACAAAGCCGAACAAACCGCTCCGGCCACCTACTGGAACCTTGATGGCGTACACCCCAGCGTAGCCGGCGAAGCCCTCATGGCCCAAACATGGCTTAAGGCTACGGGAGCCTTTTAA
- the abc-f gene encoding ribosomal protection-like ABC-F family protein — MIAINNLTFEIGARALYDEANWHIKPGEKIGLIGANGTGKTTLLKIIVGDYKPTSGTVSMAKDLTMGYLNQDLLSYSSDKNIVHVAMEAFERQNQLHDEIENLLKKLETDYSEELLNKLSDKQHEFELLDGYNIEYKAHEILAGLGFSDEDCKRKLSTFSGGWRMRVMLAKILLQAPDILLLDEPTNHLDLPSIQWLEDYLKAFTGAIIIVSHDRWFLDKVINRTVESRKGKLTVYAGNYTFYLEEKALREEIQRGEFKNQQSKIKQEERLIERFRAKASKAKMAQSRIKMLDKMERIDDVDDDNPSVNFAFRFSKQSGRHVVTLEDIVKKYPAIDILNGGEAVIEKGDKIALIGANGKGKSTLLRIIASADKDYTGTMTTGHNVTTTFFAQHQLESLHLENQILQELQAFAPKHTDTELRTILGSFLFTGDDVFKKIKVLSGGEKSRVALAKALTADANFLVLDEPTNHLDMQSVNILIQALDQYEGTFIVVSHDRYFLDNVANKIWFIEDQKIKIYPGTYAEFDEWNAKRKLEPKAAAPAPQPKKEEKKPEPVKQPQGENKHQQLKKLNQDLAKMEEQIANLEKEVKQFETQLADEKIYSDNAKLKQTNAAYAAKQAELKQIQEKWEALAEQILELES, encoded by the coding sequence ATGATTGCTATAAATAACCTTACGTTCGAGATTGGTGCGCGGGCCTTATATGATGAAGCCAACTGGCATATTAAACCCGGTGAAAAAATTGGTTTAATTGGTGCCAACGGTACTGGTAAAACCACCCTTTTAAAAATTATTGTAGGCGATTACAAGCCTACCTCCGGAACTGTTTCAATGGCTAAGGACCTTACCATGGGTTACCTTAACCAGGATCTGCTTTCTTATTCATCTGATAAAAATATTGTGCACGTGGCTATGGAAGCTTTTGAGCGCCAGAACCAACTGCACGATGAGATAGAGAACTTGCTTAAAAAGCTGGAAACGGACTATAGCGAAGAACTGTTAAATAAACTAAGCGACAAGCAGCACGAGTTTGAATTGCTTGACGGCTACAATATCGAATACAAAGCCCACGAAATTTTGGCGGGTTTAGGTTTCAGCGATGAGGATTGCAAACGTAAGCTGAGCACTTTTTCGGGCGGTTGGCGTATGCGTGTAATGCTGGCCAAGATCCTGTTACAGGCACCCGATATCCTGCTGCTGGATGAGCCTACCAACCACCTCGATTTACCATCTATTCAATGGTTGGAAGATTATCTGAAAGCTTTTACAGGTGCTATCATCATCGTATCGCACGATAGATGGTTCCTGGATAAGGTGATCAACCGCACCGTTGAATCGCGTAAAGGTAAACTGACCGTTTACGCGGGCAACTATACTTTCTATCTTGAAGAAAAAGCATTGCGCGAAGAAATTCAGCGTGGTGAGTTTAAAAATCAGCAATCAAAAATTAAACAGGAAGAGCGTTTGATCGAGCGTTTCCGCGCCAAGGCTTCTAAAGCTAAAATGGCGCAGTCCCGCATTAAAATGCTGGATAAAATGGAACGTATTGATGATGTTGACGATGATAACCCATCGGTTAACTTCGCTTTCCGTTTCTCCAAGCAATCGGGCAGGCATGTGGTAACCTTAGAGGATATAGTCAAAAAATATCCTGCAATTGATATTTTAAATGGCGGCGAGGCTGTAATTGAAAAAGGCGATAAAATTGCGCTGATAGGTGCCAACGGTAAAGGTAAATCAACCCTGTTGCGTATCATCGCTTCGGCCGATAAGGATTATACAGGTACCATGACTACAGGCCATAACGTAACCACAACGTTTTTTGCCCAGCACCAGTTAGAGTCATTACACCTCGAAAACCAGATACTTCAGGAGCTACAGGCATTCGCCCCAAAACATACCGATACCGAGTTACGCACCATTTTAGGTTCGTTCCTGTTTACCGGCGATGATGTGTTCAAGAAGATCAAAGTACTATCGGGTGGTGAAAAATCGCGTGTGGCTTTAGCTAAAGCGCTTACTGCCGATGCCAATTTTCTGGTACTGGATGAGCCTACCAACCACCTGGATATGCAATCGGTAAATATCCTGATCCAGGCGCTTGACCAATATGAAGGTACTTTCATTGTGGTATCGCACGACAGGTATTTCCTGGATAACGTAGCGAACAAGATTTGGTTTATTGAAGATCAGAAGATCAAGATCTATCCAGGTACCTATGCCGAGTTTGACGAATGGAACGCCAAACGCAAACTGGAACCCAAAGCTGCCGCCCCCGCGCCTCAGCCTAAAAAGGAAGAGAAAAAGCCTGAGCCTGTTAAACAGCCACAAGGCGAAAACAAGCACCAGCAGCTTAAAAAACTGAACCAGGACCTGGCCAAAATGGAAGAACAGATTGCTAACCTCGAAAAAGAGGTAAAGCAGTTTGAAACCCAGCTGGCCGACGAGAAAATATATAGCGATAACGCCAAACTAAAACAAACCAACGCCGCCTACGCTGCTAAACAAGCCGAACTGAAACAAATTCAGGAAAAGTGGGAAGCACTGGCCGAGCAGATTTTGGAGTTGGAATCGTAG
- a CDS encoding DUF5103 domain-containing protein — MKKLYIVLFIILSLKTFAQSSYNNNVYSSAIKSVEFYNTAKQGSFPVINLGSDEKVLLTFDDLRGGSRNYYYTIEHCDANWNSSNLSSAEYLQSFTDDRLYNYNYSTGTMQKYTHYEISLPNNNIAPKISGNYVLKVYEDGDQNKMVLTRRLYVLGKRVSIAADLVPSANNVTRQTNQKVNFTVDYSGLVVQNPAYALRTFIMQNARTETAVLNGQPTYIRGTQLIYNDVAINDFPGRNEFRLFDTRTLKLNSQRVAKIYKDSTNVVVLLGDPVRDQPNYVFQYDNDGKFYILNNDGTTPATDADYAHVYFTLSTNKDAKDGAPYVVGQFNNYRLEESNKLHPLDNGRYTVNMLLKQGVYDYEYVWLDAKTGKADDVPFEGSHFETENEYQMLTYYRPPGARWDELVGFRELVTKR; from the coding sequence ATGAAAAAGCTTTACATCGTTCTGTTCATCATCCTGTCACTAAAAACCTTCGCGCAATCCTCTTATAACAACAACGTTTACTCATCAGCCATAAAAAGCGTTGAGTTTTATAATACAGCTAAGCAGGGTTCTTTCCCGGTGATCAATTTAGGATCGGACGAAAAAGTGCTGCTGACCTTTGATGACTTGCGCGGCGGTAGCCGTAATTACTATTATACCATTGAGCATTGTGATGCCAACTGGAACTCATCAAATCTTTCATCTGCCGAATATCTGCAAAGCTTTACCGACGATAGGTTGTACAATTACAACTATTCAACCGGTACCATGCAGAAGTATACGCACTACGAAATCTCGCTTCCCAACAATAATATCGCCCCTAAAATATCGGGTAATTATGTGCTGAAAGTTTATGAAGATGGCGATCAAAACAAAATGGTGCTTACCCGTAGGTTGTATGTACTGGGCAAACGGGTTTCAATAGCTGCCGATCTGGTACCTTCGGCTAATAATGTAACCCGGCAAACCAATCAAAAGGTCAATTTTACAGTGGACTATTCGGGCCTTGTGGTACAAAACCCCGCTTATGCCCTGCGCACGTTCATCATGCAAAATGCCCGTACCGAAACGGCAGTACTTAACGGGCAGCCTACGTATATCCGCGGCACGCAGTTGATTTATAACGATGTAGCTATTAACGATTTCCCAGGCCGAAACGAGTTTAGGCTGTTTGATACACGCACATTAAAGCTCAACTCGCAAAGGGTAGCCAAGATTTATAAAGACTCAACAAACGTAGTGGTACTGCTTGGCGATCCGGTTCGCGATCAGCCTAATTATGTTTTTCAGTACGATAACGACGGTAAATTTTACATACTGAACAACGATGGCACAACCCCGGCCACCGACGCTGATTACGCGCATGTATACTTCACGTTATCAACCAACAAGGATGCCAAAGACGGCGCTCCTTATGTAGTAGGACAGTTTAATAACTATCGCCTGGAAGAAAGCAACAAACTGCACCCACTTGATAACGGCAGGTATACCGTAAACATGCTGTTAAAACAAGGCGTATATGATTATGAATACGTTTGGTTAGATGCCAAAACCGGCAAAGCAGACGATGTACCTTTTGAGGGCAGCCATTTTGAAACCGAGAACGAGTACCAGATGTTGACCTACTATCGTCCGCCCGGTGCAAGGTGGGATGAACTGGTAGGTTTCAGAGAGTTGGTGACAAAGAGGTAG
- a CDS encoding acyl-CoA thioesterase, whose amino-acid sequence MTTKSPQDSYTIMNELVLPNDTNTLNNLMGGRLLHWMDIAAAICAQKHCNRIVVTASVDNVSFKAPIKLGDVVSIEAKVTRAFTTSVEVRMDVWAQNIPSGTKVKSNEAYYTFVALDKDGQKTAVAELLPETEKEQALFEGALRRRQLRLILGGKMNPNDATELKALFYGDQLPPNLGEEIKQ is encoded by the coding sequence ATGACCACAAAATCGCCGCAGGACTCATACACCATCATGAACGAGTTGGTATTACCCAACGATACCAATACATTGAATAACCTGATGGGCGGTCGCCTGTTGCATTGGATGGATATTGCTGCCGCTATTTGCGCGCAGAAACATTGCAATCGTATTGTGGTAACCGCTTCGGTAGATAACGTATCATTTAAAGCCCCTATTAAGCTGGGCGATGTGGTAAGCATTGAGGCTAAGGTTACCCGGGCGTTCACTACCTCGGTAGAAGTAAGGATGGACGTGTGGGCCCAAAATATACCATCCGGCACCAAAGTAAAAAGCAATGAGGCTTATTACACCTTTGTAGCCCTGGATAAAGACGGTCAGAAAACAGCCGTAGCGGAGTTATTGCCTGAAACTGAAAAAGAACAGGCATTATTTGAAGGTGCGCTTCGCCGCCGCCAGTTGAGGCTGATACTGGGCGGTAAAATGAATCCTAACGATGCCACCGAATTAAAAGCACTGTTTTACGGTGATCAGCTGCCGCCTAACCTGGGCGAAGAAATTAAACAGTAA
- a CDS encoding YqaE/Pmp3 family membrane protein has translation MRYFLCFLFPPAAILTTGRIGAFILNIFLTLFFWIPGVIHAILVTSDYYDAKRHRQLMRATRRARW, from the coding sequence ATGAGATATTTTCTGTGTTTTTTATTCCCACCTGCTGCCATCCTTACTACAGGCAGGATTGGTGCCTTTATACTCAATATATTTTTAACCCTGTTTTTCTGGATTCCGGGCGTAATCCATGCCATATTGGTAACCAGCGATTACTATGATGCCAAACGCCACAGGCAACTAATGCGGGCAACAAGAAGGGCGAGGTGGTGA